The following are encoded together in the Bactrocera neohumeralis isolate Rockhampton chromosome 6, APGP_CSIRO_Bneo_wtdbg2-racon-allhic-juicebox.fasta_v2, whole genome shotgun sequence genome:
- the LOC126762903 gene encoding uncharacterized protein LOC126762903 — translation MFKLLVLFCFFAMAFARPGFLHSAPLLTTYQEEPRLAALPALSALPASVHIVEPLITTQQIVTPLLHGTILNRGLH, via the exons ATGTTTAAGTTG CTCGTATTGTTTTGCTTCTTCGCAATGGCTTTCGCCCGTCCCGGATTTTTGCACTCGGCACCACTCCTAACCACTTACCAGGAGGAGCCACGCTTGGCCGCACTGCCCGCACTGTCTGCATTGCCTGCTTCGGTACATATTGTCGAGCCATTGATCACCACCCAACAAATTGTAACACCTTTGCTTCATGGCACCATACTTAACCGTGGCTTACACTAA